A region from the Curtobacterium sp. MCBA15_012 genome encodes:
- a CDS encoding PRC-barrel domain-containing protein: MFEAADVRDWIGLAVVDDTEDKIGTLESIYYDTATSEPAFGSVTTGLVGFQKLLFVPLVGATVAPKHLRVAFPKKLVKDAPSIPTDGELEATTEPVLYEHYGLQYQTGSGGERRLGRR; the protein is encoded by the coding sequence GTGTTCGAAGCTGCTGACGTCCGCGACTGGATCGGCCTCGCCGTCGTCGACGACACCGAGGACAAGATCGGCACCCTCGAGAGCATCTACTACGACACCGCCACGTCGGAGCCGGCCTTCGGCTCCGTGACCACCGGCCTCGTCGGCTTCCAGAAGCTCCTGTTCGTGCCGCTCGTCGGCGCCACCGTCGCGCCGAAGCACCTGCGCGTCGCGTTCCCGAAGAAGCTCGTCAAGGACGCGCCGTCGATCCCGACCGACGGCGAGCTCGAGGCGACGACCGAGCCGGTGCTGTACGAGCACTACGGCCTGCAGTACCAGACCGGCAGCGGCGGCGAGCGGCGCCTGGGACGGCGCTGA
- a CDS encoding SGNH/GDSL hydrolase family protein, with amino-acid sequence MEVPLLRSRIPRALATALAVVLVAVCGVAVGSGTGAGGVLGVPSAAAAPMWPVPAPFPTTDPPTDTLAGLPPGSEYVALGDSYSAGYGLPDPTGLPTAVCGQSARDYPHRIAARYGLVLHDVTCGGATSRDVLSGYQFKGVPPQIRALSDRTRLVTLSIGGNDAGLFSTAASCLALAPDGPVFSGRDAPSCRSQLVRGGVDELGDTIRSDVSLGIADTLARVRAAAPNAVVVLVGYPAIFPDAEHTPKGGCFRPTLDLGTLAGRFPTDTYPFTDTDVRYLHGVQADLDEVSATAARAAGVSYVDAFTSTQARTACATSRAYVEGVTLEGSRNLSRIDLVAGSLHPNERGVAYLTRRVAAELQTLAG; translated from the coding sequence GTGGAGGTCCCCCTGCTGCGTTCCCGGATCCCGCGCGCCCTGGCCACGGCGCTGGCCGTCGTCCTCGTCGCCGTGTGCGGGGTCGCCGTGGGCAGCGGGACCGGTGCCGGCGGCGTGCTCGGGGTCCCGTCCGCTGCTGCCGCGCCGATGTGGCCGGTGCCGGCCCCGTTCCCGACGACCGACCCGCCGACCGACACCCTCGCGGGTCTCCCGCCGGGCAGCGAGTACGTCGCGCTCGGCGACTCGTACTCCGCCGGCTACGGTCTGCCGGACCCGACCGGGTTGCCGACAGCGGTGTGCGGGCAGTCCGCGCGGGACTACCCGCACCGGATCGCGGCGCGGTACGGCCTCGTGCTGCACGACGTGACGTGCGGCGGAGCGACGAGCCGCGACGTCCTGTCCGGCTACCAGTTCAAGGGCGTGCCGCCGCAGATCCGCGCGCTGTCCGACCGGACGCGGCTCGTCACCCTGTCGATCGGGGGCAACGACGCCGGGCTGTTCAGCACCGCGGCCTCGTGCCTGGCGCTCGCACCGGACGGCCCGGTGTTCTCCGGGCGGGACGCACCGTCGTGCCGGAGCCAGCTCGTGCGCGGCGGTGTCGACGAACTCGGCGACACGATCCGGTCCGACGTCTCGCTCGGCATCGCCGACACCCTCGCGCGCGTCCGTGCAGCGGCGCCGAACGCGGTCGTCGTCCTCGTCGGGTACCCGGCGATCTTCCCCGACGCCGAGCACACGCCGAAGGGCGGTTGCTTCCGGCCGACCCTCGACCTCGGCACGTTGGCGGGGCGCTTCCCGACCGACACGTACCCGTTCACCGACACCGACGTGCGGTACCTGCACGGCGTCCAGGCCGACCTCGACGAGGTCTCGGCCACGGCGGCCCGCGCCGCGGGGGTGTCCTACGTCGACGCGTTCACGAGCACCCAGGCGCGGACCGCGTGCGCGACGAGCCGTGCGTACGTCGAGGGGGTGACGTTGGAGGGCAGCCGGAACCTCAGCCGCATCGACCTCGTCGCCGGGTCACTGCACCCGAACGAGCGCGGCGTCGCGTACCTGACCCGGCGGGTGGCCGCCGAGCTGCAGACCCTCGCCGGCTGA
- a CDS encoding NUDIX domain-containing protein, with translation MVTSAGLLLHRGSVAGGDAEVFLAHMGGPFWRSRPRAWSIPKGLVEAGEDPLDTARREFAEEIGVPPPTGTVVDLGEVRQASGKRVHVFAVRAEDFGVDVVRSNTVRLELPRGSGRFVEVPEVDDARWVPLAAARDLLVAGQVPVLDRLPG, from the coding sequence GTGGTCACCAGCGCCGGACTCCTGCTGCACCGCGGATCCGTCGCGGGCGGTGACGCGGAGGTGTTCCTCGCGCACATGGGCGGCCCGTTCTGGCGCTCCCGCCCGCGCGCCTGGTCGATCCCGAAGGGCCTCGTCGAGGCGGGGGAGGACCCGCTCGACACCGCGCGGCGCGAGTTCGCCGAGGAGATCGGCGTCCCGCCACCGACGGGCACCGTGGTCGACCTCGGCGAGGTCCGGCAGGCGTCGGGCAAGCGCGTGCACGTGTTCGCCGTCCGTGCGGAGGACTTCGGCGTCGACGTCGTCCGGAGCAACACCGTGCGCCTCGAACTCCCGCGGGGGTCGGGCCGCTTCGTCGAGGTCCCGGAGGTGGACGACGCCCGGTGGGTGCCGCTCGCCGCGGCGCGGGACCTGCTCGTCGCGGGACAGGTCCCCGTGCTCGACCGCCTGCCGGGCTGA
- a CDS encoding collagen binding domain-containing protein — MRRLRTITAGATGVVLGLGLVLAGATTATAATEGHWGVFTATGKAGAYTGEVALPGFPTTTWTSTSRQAQVIGGTTTGQGPSTPPGAVYGDSRGNSYLNLRPAADRPDASGAARTTYTFAGGTPGAGGWSFVLGDIDADQATIAATLADGSPASVAQLGYQGSYNSCSTVSPGGWSCPRDPGGVPAGQDVPTWDAATGVLRGNAGAVDTAGASAWFTPTASLATLTIAFQQRSGAPVYQTWFANRTSSLSGTATLDGAALPDALVTVTAPNGSVVTTTTDAQGRWSVPALTQADGYRVSVATPDNATVQTAPGPVSLRADVTGADTAFVTPPGTVAVDGTVVDTAGTPVADVPVVVRDATDGTVLAEVTTDGDGAWTAVGLPAGSAIVAGVVGGTPVAATTGADGAPTVVLAPIVVQAPLATISGRVTLDGAAPSASTVELVQAGRVVATTTTAPDGSYDFRVLPGTYTVRTTEPVVGATGSTEVTVTATGSGTATADFPFATPVPSTTSQAGSVSYRGGAPVAGATVTARPVEAGSGTVVVVTTAADGSYDLTGLTPLTDYRLTVTGAETTSVTTGATGAATARVDFALPLPTVEQPGTVTDADGRPAAGVPVVATPTAGDPVSTTTATDGTFTLPGLQPATEYDVAAGTGATAGAAQRVTTAAVGATPVPLALRLRAAAVTPGPVTPAPTPGVGPTAPSGVGSATPRGPLAFTGAEVAPTAIAAGALVLIGAAVLTARAARTRRRVGAERG, encoded by the coding sequence ATGCGCCGACTGCGCACGATCACGGCCGGCGCGACCGGCGTCGTCCTCGGACTGGGCCTCGTGCTCGCGGGGGCGACCACAGCGACCGCCGCGACCGAGGGGCACTGGGGTGTCTTCACCGCCACGGGGAAGGCGGGCGCCTACACCGGTGAGGTGGCCCTGCCCGGCTTCCCGACGACCACCTGGACGTCGACCTCGCGCCAGGCACAGGTCATCGGCGGCACGACGACGGGTCAGGGCCCGTCCACGCCGCCCGGCGCGGTCTACGGGGACAGCAGGGGCAACTCGTACCTCAACCTCCGTCCGGCCGCCGACCGCCCCGACGCGTCGGGTGCAGCCAGGACGACCTACACCTTCGCGGGAGGCACGCCCGGTGCGGGCGGGTGGTCGTTCGTGCTCGGGGACATCGACGCCGACCAGGCGACGATCGCGGCGACCCTTGCCGACGGCAGCCCCGCCTCCGTCGCACAGCTCGGGTACCAGGGGTCGTACAACTCGTGCTCGACCGTCTCGCCCGGCGGGTGGAGCTGCCCGAGGGACCCGGGCGGTGTGCCCGCCGGGCAGGACGTGCCGACCTGGGACGCCGCGACCGGTGTCCTGCGAGGCAACGCGGGTGCGGTCGACACGGCGGGGGCGAGCGCGTGGTTCACGCCGACGGCCTCCCTCGCGACGCTGACGATCGCGTTCCAGCAGCGCAGCGGCGCTCCCGTGTACCAGACCTGGTTCGCGAACCGCACCTCGTCCCTCTCCGGCACCGCGACCCTCGACGGGGCGGCCCTCCCGGACGCCCTGGTGACGGTGACCGCACCGAACGGTTCGGTCGTCACGACCACGACCGACGCGCAGGGGCGCTGGTCCGTCCCGGCGCTGACACAGGCCGACGGCTACCGGGTCTCGGTCGCGACCCCGGACAACGCGACCGTGCAGACCGCCCCCGGCCCGGTGTCCCTCCGCGCCGACGTGACGGGCGCCGACACCGCCTTCGTCACGCCGCCCGGCACCGTCGCGGTGGACGGCACCGTGGTGGACACCGCGGGCACCCCGGTCGCCGACGTCCCGGTGGTCGTCAGGGACGCGACGGACGGCACGGTCCTCGCCGAGGTCACCACCGACGGTGACGGCGCCTGGACCGCCGTCGGTCTCCCCGCGGGGTCCGCCATCGTGGCGGGCGTCGTCGGCGGCACCCCGGTCGCGGCCACGACCGGTGCGGACGGCGCGCCGACCGTCGTCCTGGCGCCCATCGTCGTGCAGGCACCGCTCGCCACGATCAGCGGGCGGGTCACCCTCGACGGTGCAGCGCCGAGTGCATCGACGGTCGAACTCGTGCAGGCCGGGAGGGTGGTCGCGACCACCACCACGGCGCCCGACGGCTCCTACGACTTCCGCGTCCTTCCCGGGACCTACACCGTCCGCACCACCGAGCCCGTGGTCGGTGCGACGGGCAGCACCGAGGTCACGGTCACGGCGACCGGCTCCGGTACGGCGACCGCGGACTTCCCGTTCGCCACGCCCGTCCCGTCGACCACCTCACAGGCGGGGTCCGTGAGCTACCGCGGCGGCGCTCCGGTGGCCGGAGCGACCGTGACGGCCCGACCGGTCGAGGCCGGTTCGGGCACCGTCGTCGTCGTGACGACCGCAGCCGACGGGTCGTACGACCTCACGGGTCTCACCCCGCTGACCGACTACCGCCTGACCGTGACCGGTGCCGAGACCACGTCGGTCACGACGGGTGCGACGGGAGCTGCGACCGCCCGGGTCGACTTCGCCCTCCCGCTGCCGACGGTCGAGCAACCCGGAACGGTCACGGACGCGGACGGACGGCCCGCCGCCGGCGTCCCCGTCGTCGCGACGCCCACCGCGGGTGACCCGGTGTCCACGACGACCGCGACGGACGGTACCTTCACGCTCCCCGGTCTGCAGCCGGCGACCGAGTACGACGTCGCGGCCGGCACCGGAGCGACGGCGGGTGCCGCGCAGCGGGTCACCACGGCGGCCGTGGGTGCCACGCCGGTGCCGCTGGCGCTGCGCCTGCGCGCCGCCGCCGTCACGCCGGGCCCGGTGACGCCCGCTCCGACACCGGGTGTCGGCCCGACGGCCCCGAGCGGCGTCGGGAGCGCGACTCCCCGCGGGCCGCTCGCGTTCACCGGCGCGGAGGTCGCCCCGACGGCGATCGCCGCGGGTGCTCTGGTCCTGATCGGTGCGGCCGTCCTCACGGCGCGCGCCGCCCGGACGCGACGGCGGGTGGGCGCCGAGCGCGGCTGA
- a CDS encoding MFS transporter, which produces MSTNTTTSAVSTNTRPITVTTQSVVGIAVLGLATFFAITTELMPVGLLGTMSRDLGVGESTMGIVVTVYAAAVALLALPLTSLTARLPRKAVLVATLVGYAVSNVLVATAPSFAVVCAGRVVGGVAHALFFSVASAYATRIVPPRLAGRAIAFVYSGSSLGFVLGVPLATWVAQSVGWRPAVGGVAVAAAGLAVVAAAFLPAVRGAASPHIGSPRAWARTGLLSVVVADLLLFGGHYVVYTYIGPYAIDAGLDSGMVSGALLVLGGTGIVGLWLAGMFVDRAPRQTLLAAIAVMVVAFALLPFVHGSLVGTMVVAGVWMAANGTTGTLFMAAAIRTGGVSPDIAGALVNGASNIGIAGGAAVGGQALGAVGLQWMPLAGAVVLVGSLGVVLLARRGFPVHSHTQEHLSTSSIEAITSSLAVVTTSVPVVGRAIQTLTGSIGVVTGTVRTATGSVRTATGSVRTHRG; this is translated from the coding sequence GTGTCCACCAACACCACCACCTCGGCCGTGTCGACGAACACGCGGCCGATCACCGTCACCACCCAGTCCGTCGTCGGCATCGCCGTGCTCGGTCTCGCGACGTTCTTCGCGATCACCACCGAGCTCATGCCGGTCGGGCTGCTCGGGACCATGAGCCGCGACCTCGGCGTCGGCGAGTCGACCATGGGCATCGTCGTGACCGTGTACGCCGCCGCGGTGGCGCTGCTCGCGCTCCCGCTCACCTCGCTCACCGCCCGGCTCCCCCGCAAGGCCGTGCTCGTCGCGACGCTCGTCGGGTACGCGGTGTCGAACGTGCTCGTCGCGACCGCACCCTCGTTCGCGGTCGTGTGCGCCGGCCGGGTCGTCGGCGGCGTCGCGCACGCGCTGTTCTTCTCGGTGGCCTCGGCCTACGCGACCCGGATCGTCCCGCCGCGCCTGGCCGGCCGCGCGATCGCCTTCGTGTACTCCGGCAGCTCGCTCGGCTTCGTCCTCGGCGTCCCGCTCGCGACCTGGGTGGCGCAGAGCGTCGGCTGGCGTCCCGCCGTCGGCGGTGTGGCCGTCGCGGCAGCCGGGCTCGCGGTCGTCGCCGCAGCGTTCCTGCCCGCCGTCCGCGGTGCTGCGTCGCCCCACATCGGTTCGCCGCGCGCATGGGCACGCACCGGCCTGCTGTCGGTCGTCGTGGCCGACCTGCTGCTCTTCGGCGGCCACTACGTCGTCTACACGTACATCGGCCCGTACGCGATCGACGCCGGACTCGACTCCGGGATGGTGAGCGGCGCGCTGCTCGTGCTCGGTGGCACCGGGATCGTCGGGCTCTGGCTCGCGGGCATGTTCGTCGACCGTGCGCCCCGGCAGACCCTGCTCGCCGCGATCGCCGTGATGGTCGTCGCCTTCGCCCTGCTGCCGTTCGTGCACGGCTCCCTCGTCGGGACCATGGTCGTCGCCGGCGTGTGGATGGCCGCCAACGGCACCACGGGCACCCTCTTCATGGCCGCGGCGATCCGGACCGGGGGCGTCTCCCCCGACATCGCCGGCGCGCTCGTCAACGGTGCGTCGAACATCGGGATCGCCGGGGGCGCGGCCGTCGGCGGACAGGCGCTCGGGGCCGTCGGGCTGCAGTGGATGCCGCTCGCCGGTGCGGTCGTGCTCGTCGGGTCGCTCGGCGTCGTGCTCCTCGCGCGGCGCGGGTTCCCGGTGCACTCGCACACGCAGGAGCACCTGTCGACGTCGTCGATCGAGGCCATCACCTCGTCGCTCGCGGTCGTCACGACGTCGGTGCCGGTGGTCGGACGGGCGATCCAGACGCTCACCGGGTCGATCGGCGTGGTCACGGGGACGGTGCGGACGGCGACGGGGTCGGTGCGGACGGCGACCGGGTCGGTGCGGACGCACCGGGGCTGA
- a CDS encoding membrane protein insertase YidC — MDPTTLPVVGMLLHGGADLLTALAEGLSPFVGDAASALAVVALTLAVRLVLVPLAVVQVRAERDRRRLAPRLAELRRRHGRDAQRLQRAVQELYTSERVSPLAGCLPVLAQAPVLSLVYTLFSHGTIGGVTNTLLEATLVGIPLGRSLVVVLTSPLWTHAWVVVLLLVLLALVVEASRRANLRWNPVAPVADGAEAPGSGVATAVARWVPFVSVVFAGIAPLAATLYVVTSAVWTYGERAALRRVIR; from the coding sequence ATGGACCCCACCACCCTGCCCGTCGTCGGCATGCTGCTGCACGGCGGCGCCGACCTGCTCACCGCCCTCGCCGAGGGCCTCTCCCCGTTCGTCGGGGACGCCGCCTCGGCGCTCGCCGTCGTCGCGCTCACCCTGGCCGTGCGCCTCGTGCTCGTGCCGCTCGCCGTCGTCCAGGTCCGGGCCGAACGCGACCGCCGGCGACTCGCCCCGCGACTGGCCGAGCTCCGACGTCGACACGGCCGCGACGCACAGCGTCTGCAGCGTGCCGTGCAGGAGCTGTACACCTCGGAGCGGGTCTCGCCGCTCGCCGGGTGCCTGCCCGTGCTCGCGCAGGCTCCGGTCCTGTCGCTCGTGTACACGCTGTTCAGCCACGGGACGATCGGCGGCGTGACGAACACGCTGCTCGAGGCGACGCTCGTCGGCATCCCGCTCGGGCGGTCCCTCGTGGTGGTGCTGACGTCCCCGCTGTGGACCCACGCCTGGGTCGTCGTGCTGCTGCTCGTGCTCCTCGCGCTCGTGGTCGAGGCCAGCCGCCGGGCGAACCTGCGCTGGAACCCGGTGGCGCCGGTGGCCGACGGGGCGGAGGCTCCGGGCAGCGGGGTCGCCACGGCCGTCGCCCGGTGGGTGCCCTTCGTGTCGGTCGTGTTCGCGGGGATCGCACCGCTCGCGGCGACGCTGTACGTCGTCACGAGCGCGGTGTGGACCTACGGCGAGCGGGCGGCGCTCCGTCGGGTGATCCGGTAG
- the ybaK gene encoding Cys-tRNA(Pro) deacylase: MTAGSPSTPATLALERAGIPFTPHVYEHHETATNFGEEAAAALGLREEQVFKTLVVSVDGQLAVAVVPVANRLDLKAVAAVLGGKKASLALPALAEKRTGYVVGGISPVGQKTPLRTVVDASAADYPSIFVSGGRRGFDIELTPADLVRATDARTARIART; the protein is encoded by the coding sequence ATGACCGCAGGATCGCCGAGCACCCCAGCGACCCTCGCCCTCGAACGGGCAGGGATCCCGTTCACGCCGCACGTGTACGAACACCACGAGACGGCGACGAACTTCGGCGAGGAGGCTGCCGCCGCGCTCGGCCTCCGCGAGGAGCAGGTCTTCAAGACCCTCGTCGTCTCGGTCGACGGGCAGCTCGCCGTCGCCGTGGTCCCGGTCGCGAACCGTCTCGACCTCAAGGCCGTCGCGGCGGTGCTCGGCGGCAAGAAGGCGTCCCTCGCGCTGCCCGCCCTCGCCGAGAAGCGCACCGGGTACGTCGTCGGCGGGATCAGCCCCGTCGGGCAGAAGACGCCCCTGCGCACGGTCGTCGACGCGTCGGCTGCGGACTACCCGAGCATCTTCGTCTCGGGCGGCCGTCGCGGGTTCGACATCGAGCTCACCCCGGCCGACCTCGTCCGGGCCACGGACGCCCGTACTGCCCGGATCGCCCGGACTTGA
- a CDS encoding ATP-dependent Clp protease ATP-binding subunit — MPETFGPTGGDAFDAFLARLLAAQQPGGQRSVPLGRPVDITRLLSRRTHGLLQQAAEYAVAQGQHEVDALHVLHVLVRTDPFGAVLQHAGVDPERFAAEVEQRLPMARESQDAAPGRPGLTATAQRILLEAAQAARGFGSTYTDPEHVFFALVTDHDTVTGQLLASAGVTPQVLQSYAQQAAEAAREGRPMPGTTESDQQTDQQQSDTPTLDRFGTDLTERARQGRIDPVIGRAAEIEQTVEVLLRRTKNNPVLIGQPGVGKTAIVEGLAQRIADGDVPGLLRGKRVVALDLAAMLSGTRYRGDFEERLTTAMDEVAAHADELVLFVDELHTVVGAGGGGEGGSMDAGNILKPRLARGDLHLVGATTLAEYRRIEKDAALERRFQPVTVGEPSVEDAVAILTGLAPRYAEHHDVEYTPEALRAAVELSHRYVTDRHLPDKAIDLVDQAGARRRLALSGDDDVAALREQLAALTAAKDAAVAEERYEDASRLRDEVDGLEARITAASQGDVSRASRPAAGDRTITEADVAEVVSRATGIPATRLTQGDRSRLAALEDDLHERVVGQDDAVRAVATAVRRSRTGMGDPRRPVGSFLFLGPTGVGKTELAKALAASLFGDESAMLRFDMSEYGERHTVSRLVGAPPGYVGYDEAGQLTERVRRNPYSVILLDEVEKAHPDVFNLLLQVLDDGRLTDGQGRTVDFRNTVVVMTSNIGSEFLASRSGALGFSAAGADGYAEEDLRARVMGKLREAMRPEFINRIDDVVLFRKLEPGQLRSIVSLLLHETGLRLLAQGMTMTVTDAAADWLAEHGYEPEYGARPLRRLVQREVDDRIATLVVDGAVAEGDIVLVDVEDGALTARVAEHATR; from the coding sequence TTGCCAGAGACGTTCGGCCCGACCGGCGGCGACGCGTTCGACGCGTTCCTCGCCCGCCTGCTCGCGGCCCAGCAGCCCGGCGGCCAGCGGTCGGTACCGCTCGGTCGACCGGTCGACATCACGCGGCTGCTCAGCCGCCGCACCCACGGTCTGCTCCAGCAGGCCGCGGAGTACGCCGTCGCCCAGGGCCAGCACGAGGTGGACGCACTCCACGTCCTGCACGTGCTCGTCCGGACCGACCCCTTCGGCGCCGTCCTGCAGCACGCCGGCGTCGACCCGGAGCGCTTCGCCGCCGAGGTCGAGCAGCGCCTGCCGATGGCCCGCGAGTCCCAGGACGCGGCTCCCGGGCGTCCGGGGCTGACCGCGACCGCGCAGCGGATCCTGCTCGAGGCCGCCCAGGCCGCGCGTGGCTTCGGCAGCACCTACACCGACCCCGAGCACGTCTTCTTCGCGCTCGTCACCGACCACGACACCGTGACCGGTCAGCTCCTCGCGAGCGCCGGGGTCACGCCGCAGGTCCTGCAGTCGTACGCACAGCAGGCGGCCGAGGCCGCACGAGAGGGGCGCCCGATGCCCGGCACCACCGAGTCCGACCAGCAGACCGACCAGCAGCAGTCCGACACCCCGACGCTCGACCGGTTCGGGACCGACCTGACCGAGCGCGCGCGGCAGGGCCGCATCGACCCGGTGATCGGCCGCGCCGCCGAGATCGAGCAGACCGTCGAGGTCCTGCTCCGTCGCACCAAGAACAACCCCGTGCTGATCGGGCAGCCCGGCGTCGGCAAGACCGCGATCGTCGAGGGCCTCGCGCAGCGCATCGCCGACGGCGACGTCCCCGGCCTGCTGCGCGGCAAGCGCGTGGTCGCCCTCGACCTCGCCGCCATGCTCTCCGGCACCCGCTACCGCGGCGACTTCGAGGAGCGCCTCACGACGGCCATGGACGAGGTCGCGGCGCACGCCGACGAGCTCGTCCTGTTCGTCGACGAACTGCACACCGTGGTCGGCGCGGGCGGTGGAGGCGAGGGCGGCTCGATGGACGCCGGCAACATCCTCAAGCCCCGCCTGGCCCGTGGCGACCTGCACCTCGTCGGTGCGACGACCCTCGCCGAGTACCGCCGCATCGAGAAGGACGCAGCCCTCGAACGGCGCTTCCAGCCCGTGACCGTCGGCGAGCCGAGCGTCGAGGACGCCGTCGCGATCCTCACCGGCCTCGCCCCGCGCTACGCCGAGCACCACGACGTCGAGTACACGCCGGAGGCCCTGCGTGCCGCGGTCGAGCTGTCGCACCGCTACGTCACCGACCGGCACCTGCCCGACAAGGCCATCGACCTCGTCGACCAGGCGGGCGCACGCCGTCGGCTCGCCCTGTCGGGCGACGACGACGTCGCGGCCCTGCGCGAGCAGCTCGCCGCGCTCACGGCGGCCAAGGACGCCGCGGTCGCCGAGGAACGCTACGAGGACGCGTCGCGCCTGCGCGACGAGGTGGACGGACTGGAGGCGCGGATCACCGCCGCCTCGCAGGGTGACGTCAGCCGCGCCTCCCGTCCGGCAGCCGGTGACCGCACGATCACGGAGGCCGACGTCGCCGAGGTGGTGTCCCGCGCCACCGGCATCCCGGCGACGCGCCTGACACAGGGCGACCGGTCCCGGCTCGCCGCGCTCGAGGACGACCTGCACGAGCGGGTGGTCGGCCAGGACGACGCCGTGCGCGCCGTCGCCACCGCGGTCCGGCGCAGCCGGACCGGCATGGGCGACCCGCGCCGTCCGGTCGGGAGCTTCCTGTTCCTCGGCCCGACCGGTGTCGGCAAGACCGAGCTCGCGAAGGCCCTGGCCGCGTCGCTGTTCGGCGACGAGTCGGCGATGCTCCGCTTCGACATGAGCGAGTACGGCGAGCGTCACACGGTGTCGCGGCTCGTCGGTGCCCCTCCCGGGTACGTCGGGTACGACGAGGCCGGCCAGCTGACCGAGCGCGTCCGGCGGAACCCGTACTCGGTGATCCTGCTCGACGAGGTCGAGAAGGCCCACCCGGACGTCTTCAACCTGCTCCTGCAGGTGCTCGACGACGGGCGGCTCACCGACGGGCAGGGCCGCACGGTGGACTTCCGGAACACCGTCGTCGTGATGACGTCGAACATCGGGTCGGAGTTCCTCGCGTCGCGGTCCGGCGCGCTCGGGTTCTCGGCGGCCGGTGCCGACGGGTACGCCGAGGAGGACCTCCGCGCCCGGGTGATGGGCAAGCTGCGCGAGGCGATGCGGCCGGAGTTCATCAACCGCATCGACGACGTCGTGCTCTTCCGCAAGCTCGAGCCCGGACAGCTCCGCTCGATCGTGTCGCTGCTGCTGCACGAGACCGGCCTCCGCCTGCTCGCACAGGGCATGACGATGACGGTCACCGACGCGGCCGCCGACTGGCTCGCCGAGCACGGGTACGAGCCCGAGTACGGTGCCCGACCGCTCCGCCGCCTCGTGCAGCGCGAGGTGGACGACCGCATCGCGACCCTGGTGGTCGACGGCGCCGTCGCGGAGGGCGACATCGTCCTGGTCGACGTCGAGGACGGCGCGCTCACGGCGCGGGTCGCGGAGCACGCCACGCGGTAG
- a CDS encoding glycoside hydrolase family 6 protein — MHHHRTTIPGRAGSHGTTTRTTTPGRAGRRAAVVTAAALLTGAVVLTGAPAIAAPSGSTAARTSAVVPRGSTSTTASTTAVARPPVTPGTLRTAPPVEVFAGGPTLQPDAQAGVAATRLAAEGRTTEAAAARTIAAQPVATWLGDWLRGDLLDRVVARNLAAAEASGTTPVFVTYAVPNRDCGGFSAGGLTAVDYTAWNERIAGMLRGHRAVVLVEPDSLSHLPTCRSEDATRPALLAAAVDAFAAAGVPAYLDGGNENWNKPAVQADLLQRAGIDRARGFFTNVSNFYALEGEQAYAERLSALTGGSRYVVDVSRNGRGWLGTWCNPPGAGLGQTPRVANGTTGLDALLWVKTPGLSDGTCNGGPAAGTWFASYAVALVANRAG; from the coding sequence GTGCACCACCACAGGACCACCATCCCGGGCAGGGCCGGCTCCCACGGGACGACGACCAGGACGACGACCCCGGGCAGGGCCGGGCGCCGGGCAGCCGTCGTCACCGCCGCGGCCCTCCTGACCGGGGCGGTCGTGCTCACCGGCGCACCGGCGATCGCCGCACCGAGCGGGAGCACCGCCGCGCGCACGTCCGCCGTGGTCCCCCGCGGGTCGACCAGCACCACCGCGAGCACGACCGCCGTCGCCCGACCCCCGGTCACGCCGGGCACACTCCGCACCGCTCCCCCCGTCGAGGTCTTCGCGGGCGGCCCGACGCTGCAACCCGACGCGCAGGCCGGGGTCGCCGCCACCCGGCTCGCCGCCGAGGGCCGCACGACCGAGGCCGCCGCCGCCCGCACGATCGCCGCGCAGCCGGTCGCGACCTGGCTCGGCGACTGGCTCCGGGGCGACCTGCTCGACCGCGTCGTCGCGCGCAACCTCGCCGCCGCCGAGGCGTCCGGCACCACCCCCGTCTTCGTCACCTACGCGGTGCCGAACCGCGACTGCGGCGGGTTCTCGGCCGGGGGCCTGACCGCCGTCGACTACACCGCGTGGAACGAGCGCATCGCCGGGATGCTCCGCGGGCACCGGGCGGTGGTGCTCGTCGAGCCGGACTCGCTCTCGCACCTGCCGACCTGCCGCTCGGAGGACGCCACGCGCCCGGCACTCCTCGCGGCCGCGGTCGACGCGTTCGCCGCGGCCGGGGTGCCCGCCTACCTCGACGGCGGCAACGAGAACTGGAACAAGCCCGCCGTGCAGGCCGACCTGCTGCAGCGCGCCGGCATCGACCGCGCGCGCGGGTTCTTCACGAACGTGTCGAACTTCTACGCCCTCGAGGGCGAGCAGGCCTACGCCGAGCGCCTCAGCGCGCTGACCGGTGGCTCCCGCTACGTCGTCGACGTGTCGCGGAACGGCCGGGGCTGGCTCGGCACGTGGTGCAACCCGCCCGGCGCCGGGCTCGGGCAGACCCCGCGCGTGGCGAACGGGACGACCGGGCTCGACGCCCTGCTGTGGGTCAAGACCCCGGGCCTGAGCGACGGCACCTGCAACGGCGGCCCGGCGGCGGGCACCTGGTTCGCGTCGTACGCGGTCGCGCTGGTCGCGAACCGCGCGGGCTGA